The following proteins are co-located in the Camelina sativa cultivar DH55 chromosome 12, Cs, whole genome shotgun sequence genome:
- the LOC104731804 gene encoding LOW QUALITY PROTEIN: uncharacterized protein LOC104731804 (The sequence of the model RefSeq protein was modified relative to this genomic sequence to represent the inferred CDS: substituted 1 base at 1 genomic stop codon) codes for MGSSVITSLSLSFKQVPPAAVPAFLDCVLSSTGVSPSTLFESLINELPFRLEDTVNGDKRFDSDDCNHIASLVSGLCHLLKNFGFGAADNHNALQLFVWRVFIPLMKMVRAYDLDMLNEIVQSFIDVVIETSALDTLGVSLVPFLMRSVGVSMGMLQHEESDFIKWGELMLCDSLNTVNMDENYIANLSGSFPIPLSCHLLNLILNAANQSHEAVPEVESFAAGMLWDLCNTTERLLSQSVEHRSCAVSFLLPAIFKAFSSQSSLKISRQGNMYILSRNGFKKRIWECCKKLFSVGSMERRDAYSVLSLCLSTGSWTDETEIFVSEKDPVEFDFRSEQEFWDEIKKGLVVDESLVRKQSLHILKSVLSISEVSKTTSEKKAEADSVHRSLTRKETWAEKEAKSLGVGELYGSVDSGLTSQQEWQAFLLLYEMLEEYGTHLVEAAWSNQIDLLIKSSLRYDGSLKSDCNNSHHGHMEIPDEETNILNWLEVLWNRGFLHDNPLVRCTVMESFLGIEWRRYKTCTQSMSQTFVLGPFIEGLNDPIHHKDFGLKGIYTSRTIEGAAQYVCAYTSCLNSRNRVRFLIDLASLAKKQSFGRAGFMALVQCIVSTSYVVGGYGDKEMWHLENKFSRTADEPSCEHLSQDDMTHILDVLKFVAESSRQHFNHKYRIRVYQKVLETAASAVNPCIVPLGTLLQFVSAIPREFTDHDGSLRKMMLEWLQGCNRKTSNSLCSDGNRLLASLYVYLKGFISDHGESFDDDDLEAWDSQTKRWARVFFLIINSEEHLTDIIMFVQSNGHNFFQEKYHLERAPTKFLIFILSMLLELQNMQDGISELSSSVKSMSCIGSVEKTGKQIVDDASIIKKKFAIVLLSILKELIPFADSSCSIFWSHTTVENGVLSGSVIGKLGGPSQRRLSGPSTTAVLEAVTLVKTIGWISSYCAQVTSGVELKLALAFFWKFTQHTISSQICNSEAAAEVYLAAFEALAAVLNAFVSLCSAGAFNLLENDNTLLSMVDGEFWLQVSVPAFLHNINHLLTAGLLVRSRRAVLLSWKWLCVESLLSLMHILDARRIPGDRKSFFSDDTVKSIFQDIVESLENAGEGSALPMLKSVRLALGILASGNSSLDGFLGVDTQTMWQLVKSCWILHISCKKRRVAPIAALLSSVLHSSLFSNKDMHIAEDGHGPLKWFVEKILEEGQKSPRTIRLTALHLTGLWLMYPRTIKYYIKELRLLTLXGSVAFDEDFEAELSDNNDARTEVSLLAKSPDPELTELFINTELYARVSVAGLFQKLANLAYIVEPESQNQDCQDALVAGKLFLLELLDAAVHDKDLSKELYKKYSAIHRRKIRAWQMICIMSRFVSNDIVLQVMDSVHICLHRNNLPAVRQYLETFAINIYLKFPALVKEQLVPILQNYDSKAQQALSSYVFVAANIILHAEKTAQQTHLRELLPPIIPLLTSHHHSLRGFAQLLVHRVLFRLFPPVESASSQTISLEKLSFENLKSYLDKNPDCSRLRTSMEGFLDAYDPSTSATPAGVFVNRVEDSEFECVPTCLMDNVLSFLNDVREGLRASMAKDVVTIKNEGFKMNEEPNRRLIMSNTDEQKLSEPSSLDFQRKITLSKHEKQDASSTSVLRDGETYKRLFEMEKEDELVSQLLRSRSMEVERLKSDRQSLILVASLVDRIPNLAGLARTCEVFKASGLVVADANMIHDKQFQLISVTAEKWVPIMEVPVNSLKLFLEKKKREGFSILGLEQTANSISLDKHQFPKKTVLVLGREKEGIPVDIIHILDACIEIPQLGVVRSLNVHVSGAIALWEYTRQHRIQ; via the exons ATGGGTTCCTCTGTGATTACTTCACTGTCATTGAGCTTCAAACAAGTTCCACCAGCAGCTGTTCCTGCGTTTCTTGACTGTGTTTTAAGCTCCACAGGTGTATCTCCCTCGACCCTTTTCGAATCACTTATCAATGAGTTGCCTTTTCGTTTAGAG gatacGGTTAATGGGGATAAGAGGTTTGATTCTGATGATTGCAACCACATTGCTTCATTGGTGTCTGGGCTTTGTCATCTACTTAAGAATTTTG GTTTTGGTGCAGCGGATAATCATAATGCGTTGCAGTTATTTGTGTGGAGAGTGTTTATTCCACTCATGAAGATGGTTCGTGCATATGATTTGGATATGCTTAATGag ATTGTACAATCGTTCATTGATGTAGTGATTGAGACTAGTGCACTGGATACATTGGGAGTGAGCTTGGTGCCTTTTTTAATGAGATCAGTTGGTGTTTCGATGGGAATGCTTCAACATGAAGAATCAGATTTCATCAAGTGGGGAGAGCTGATGCTTTGTGATTCTTTGAATACAGTAAATATGGATGAAAACTACATTGCGAATTTGTCTGGATCATTTCCGATTCCACTGTCTTGCCATCTTCTGAATTTGATACTGAATGCTGCTAATCAAAGTCACGAAGCAGTTCCAGAGGTGGAAAGTTTTGCAGCTGGTATGCTTTGGGATTTGTGTAATACGACTGAACGTCTTTTGTCACAAAGTGTAGAACATCGTTCGTGTGCTGTTAGTTTCCTCCTTCCTGCTATTTTCAAAGCATTCTCTTCTCAGTCCTCTTTGAAGATCTCACGCCAAGGAAATATGTACATACTTTCAAG GAAtggatttaaaaaaagaatttgggaATGCTGCAAGAAGCTGTTCTCGGTTGGGTCAATGGAGAGAAGGGATGCTTACAGTGTCCTCTCTTTGTGTCTTTCTACTGGCTCTTGGACAGATGAAActgaaatttttgtttcagaaaaaGACCCTGTTGAATTTGACTTCAGATCCGAACAAGAGTTTTGGGATGAAATCAAGAAAGGCTTG GTTGTGGATGAGAGCTTAGTAAGGAAGCAGTCATTGCATATACTGAAATCGGTTTTATCTATAAGTGAAGTGAGTAAGACCACTTCTGAAAAGAAGGCTGAAGCGGATTCAGTTCATCGGTCCCTGACAAGAAAGGAGACGTGGGCAGAAAAGGAAGCCAAGTCGCTTGGTGTGGGAGAATTGTATGGGTCTGTTGACTCTGGGTTGACCAGTCAGCAGGAGTGGCAAGCTTTTCTGCTCCTGTATGAGATGCTTGAAGAGTACGGCACTCACCTCGTAGAGGCAGCATGGAGTAACCAG ATTGATTTATTAATCAAGTCATCTCTCAGATATGATGGATCCTTGAAATCCGACTGTAATAATTCTCATCATGGTCACATGGAAATTCCAGATGAAGAAACTAATATTTTGAATTGGTTAGAGGTTCTTTGGAATAGGGGCTTTCTTCATGATAACCCTCTAG TCAGGTGCACGGTCATGGAGTCTTTTCTAGGTATCGAGTGGAGAAGATATAAAACATGTACACAATCAATGTCCCAGACTTTCGTACTTGGGCCTTTCATAGAGGGTTTGAATGATCCTATACATCACAAGGATTTTG GGCTGAAAGGAATCTATACCTCAAGAACAATTGAAGGTGCAGCTCAATATGTGTGTGCGTACACAAGTTGCCTCAACTCAAG GAATCGGGTTCGATTTTTGATCGACCTGGCATCTCTTGCGAAGAAACAGTCTTTTGGTAGAGCTGGATTTATGGCTCTCGTACAATGCATTGTTTCTACGTCATATGTGGTTGGAGGATATGGGGACAAGGAAATGTGGCATCTCGAAAATAAATTCTCTCGGACTGCCGATGAACCTTCTTGTGAACATTTAAGTCAAGATGATATGACACATATACTGGATGTCTTGAAGTTTGTTGCGGAGAGCAGCAGACAGCATTTTAATCATAAATACCGTATCCGAG tCTATCAAAAAGTGTTAGAGACTGCTGCCTCTGCGGTGAACCCTTGTATAGTTCCTCTCGGAACACTATTGCAGTTTGTTTCAGCAATTCCGCGGGAGTTTACTGACCATGATG GTTCATTGCGGAAAATGATGCTAGAATGGCTCCAGGGGTGCAACAGAAAGACTTCCAACAGTTTATGTTCTGATGGTAATCGTCTTCTGGCGAGCCTTTATGTGTACCTTAAAGGATTTATCAGTGATCATGGTGagagttttgatgatgatgacttggaGGCATGGGATTCCCAAACAAAACGATGGGCAAGAGTATTTTTCCTCATAATTAATAGTGAAGAGCATCTCACCGATATCATAATG TTTGTGCAAAGTAACGGCCATAATTTTTTCCAAGAGAAGTACCATTTAGAACGGGCACCTACGAAGTTTTTAATCTTTATTCTTAGTATGCTTTTGGAGCTCCAGAACATGCAAGATGGAATTTCTGAGCTTAGTTCTTCGGTGAAAAGCATGTCGTGCATTGGCTCTGTCGAGAAAACTGGCAAGCAGATTGTTGATGATGCTTcaattattaagaaaaagtttGCTATTGTTCTCTTATCGATACTG AAGGAGCTGATTCCATTTGCTGATTCATCTTGTTCGATATTTTGGTCTCACACTACTGTGGAGAATGGTGTTCTGTCTGGTTCTGTTATAGGAAAACTAGGAGGTCCAAGTCAACGCCGGCTATCTGGTCCTTCTACAACAGCTGTACTAGAAGCt GTAACGTTGGTGAAAACTATTGGGTGGATCTCGTCATACTGTGCCCAAGTCACTAGTGGTGTTGAACTCAAATTAGCATTGGCTTTCTTTTGGAAGTTCACCCAGCATACCATATCATCTCAAATTTGTAATTCTGAG GCTGCAGCTGAGGTCTATCTTGCAGCGTTTGAGGCGCTAGCTGCAGTATTGAATGCATTTGTGTCCTTGTGCTCAGCTGGAGCTTTCAACCTATTAGAAAACGATAATACATTGTTATCCATGGTAGATGGTGAATTCTGGTTACAAGTTTCGGTTCCAGCTTTCCTCCATAACATTAATCATCTTCTCACAGCAGGACTTCTAGTAAGAAGTAGGAGGGCAGTTCTGCTAAGCTGGAAG TGGCTTTGTGTGGAGTCTCTGTTATCACTCATGCATATTCTTGACGCCAGACGTATTCCAGGGGATAGAAAGTCGTTCTTCTCAGATGATACTGTTAAAAGCATTTTTCAGGATATTGTAGAGAG CCTTGAAAATGCAGGGGAGGGTTCCGCTTTGCCTATGCTGAAATCTGTCAGACTCGCGTTGGGGATACTTGCGTCTGGGAACTCATCTTTGGATGGTTTCTTGGGTGTGGATACTCAG ACGATGTGGCAGTTGGTCAAATCATGTTGGATATTGCATATCAGCTGCAAGAAAAGGAGGGTTGCACCTATTGCTGCGCTTTTGTCTTCTGTGTTGcattcttctttgtttagtaATAAAGACATGCACATAGCTGAAGATGGACATGGTCCACTGAAGTGG TTCGTTGAAAAAATACTTGAGGAAGGTCAGAAAAGTCCACGCACAATTCGCCTTACGGCCTTGCACCTGACAGGACTCTGGCTCATGTACCCAAGGACGATAAAGTACTATATTAAAGAATTGAGGCTCCTGACTCTCTAGGGTTCTG ttGCATTTGATGAAGATTTTGAAGCTGAATTATCTGACAATAATGATGCAAGAACTGAAGTATCATTATTGGCCAAAAGTCCAGACCCTGAACTGACAGAA CTTTTCATCAACACGGAGTTGTATGCACGTGTCTCTGTTGCTGGTCTGTTTCAGAAGCTGGCTAATTTGGCCTATATAGTTGAACCAGAAAGTCAAAATCAAGACTGTCAAGATGCTCTCGTGGCTGGAAAATTGTTTCTGTTGGAGCTTCTTGATGCAGCG GTGCATGATAAAGACTTGTCAAAGGAGCTTTACAAGAAGTATAGTGCA ATCCATAGACGGAAAATACGTGCTTGGCAGATGATATGCATTATGTCGCGATTTGTCAGCAATGACATTGTTCTCCAAGTTATGGACAGTGTGCACATATGCTTACAT AGAAATAACCTGCCTGCTGTTCGACAATACCTGGAAACATTTGCCATCAACATATACCTGAAATTTCCAGCATTG GTTAAAGAGCAGTTAGTTccaatattacaaaattatgaCTCTAAAGCTCAG CAAGCTCTATCGTCCTATGTCTTTGTAGCAGCCAATATCATCCTTCATGCCGAAAAGACAGCTCAACAGACACACCTGAGAGAACTTCTTCCCCCAATAATACCGTTATTAACTTCTCATCATCATAGCTTACGTGGTTTCGCTCAG TTATTAGTGCATCGAGTACTCTTTAGACTATTTCCCCCTGTGGAGTCGGCATCCTCTCAAACAATATCCCTGGAGAAACTTTCTTTTGAGAATTTGAAGTCTTACCTGGACAAGAATCCTGATTGTTCGAG ATTGCGAACATCAATGGAAGGATTTCTGGATGCCTATGATCCCAGCACATCTGCTACTCCGGCAGGTGTTTTCGTCAATCGTGTTGAG GACAGTGAGTTTGAATGCGTTCCAACATGCCTCATGGATAACGTGCTCTCTTTTCTGAAT GATGTAAGGGAAGGTCTCCGTGCTTCCATGGCAAAGGATGTAGTTACCATTAAGAATGAAGGCTTCAAGATGAATGAAGAGCCCAACCGTCGGTTGATCATGTCCAATACAGATGAACAAAAGCTTTCGGAGCCATCTTCGTTGGACTTCCAGAGGAAGATCACTCTATCGAAACATGAGAAGCAAGATGCTAGCTCAACTTCTGTGCTCCGAGATGGGGAAACTTACAAGCGGCTCTTTG aaatggaaaaagaagaTGAGCTCGTTAGTCAGCTCTTACGATCTAGAAGCATGGAGGTCGAAAGGCTAAAATCTGATCGACAGAGTTTGATCCTTGTGGCTTCATTGGTTGATCGTATTCCTAATCTTGCTGGATTAGCGCGGACATGTGAG GTGTTTAAAGCATCAGGTCTAGTTGTTGCAGATGCAAACATGATACATGACAAACAGTTCCAACTGATCAG TGTGACTGCTGAGAAATGGGTTCCAATCATGGAAGTCCCAGTGAACAGTTTGAAACTgttcttggagaagaagaaacgggAAGGCTTCTCAATCTTGGGACTGGAACAGACAGCAAACAGCATTTCACTAGACAAACACCAATTCCCAAAGAAGACG GTTTTGGTGCTGGGTCGTGAAAAGGAAGGCATCCCTGTGGACATCATCCATATACTGGACGCTTGTATCGAGATCCCACAACTTGGAGTTGTTAGGTCCCTCAATGTTCATGTCAGCGGCGCCATCGCCCTCTGGGAATACACTCGGCAACACCGCATTCAATAG
- the LOC104731803 gene encoding uncharacterized protein LOC104731803 → MALFSPSPPISSSSLQYPNLIPKFSFSLLSTNRFSLLSVTRASSSSSSDSGTPSPTTTAAVEATEPITVIVKETPQPTTPAVKKEETATAKNGAVEGEEEMKTTESVVKFQDAKWINGTWDLKQFEKNGKTDWDAVIVSEAKRRKWLEENPETTSNDEPVLFDTSIIPWWAWMKRYHLPEAELLNGRAAMIGFFMAYFVDSLTGVGLVDQMGNFFCKTLLFVSVAGVLFIRKNEDVDKLKSLFDETTLYDKQWQAAWKDDDGESLGSKK, encoded by the exons ATGGCGTTGTTCTCCCCGTCCCCGCCaatctcttcttcgtctcttcaATATCCAAATCTCATCCCCAAATTCTCATTCTCTCTCCTCTCCACTAACcgcttctctctcctctccgtCACTcgagcttcttcctcctcctcctccgacaGTGGAACACCCTCTCCTACCACCACCGCCGCGGTCGAGGCTACTGAACCCATAACAGTGATAGTCAAAGAGACTCCGCAACCAACAACACCTGCggttaaaaaggaagaaaccgCCACCGCTAAAAACGGCGCCGTCgaaggtgaagaagagatgaagacgACGGAGAGTGTTGTCAAATTCCAAGATGCGAAGTGGATTAATGGAACTTGGGATCTGAAACAGTTcgagaaaaatggaaaaacagATTGGGATGCTGTAATCGTTTCTG aggcaaagagaagaaaatggttAGAAGAGAATCCAGAAACAACGAGTAACGATGAACCAGTGCTTTTCGATACATCGATCATCCCATGGTGGGCTTGGATGAAGAGATACCATTTACCTGAAGCTGAGCTccttaatg GTCGTGCTGCGATGATAGGATTCTTCATGGCTTACTTTGTGGATAGCCTTACGGGAGTAGGACTTGTTGATCAAATGGGGAACTTCTTCTGCAAAACACTCTTGTTTGTGTCTGTGGCTGGAGTTTTGTTCATTCGTAAGAATGAGGATGTTGATAAACTCAAGAGTTTGTTTGATGAGACGACTTTGTATGACAAACAGTGGCAAGCAGCttggaaagatgatgatggtgagtCCTTGGGTTCAAAGAAGTGA
- the LOC104731806 gene encoding bax inhibitor 1: MESFSSFFDPQNRRSWSYDSLKNLRQISPAVQNHLKRVYLTLCCALVASAFGAYLHMLWNIGGLLTTFGCFGSMMWLLSTPPYQQSSKRLSLLFISAVLQGASVGPLIKLAIDVDPSILITAFVGTAVAFVCFSVAAMLARRREYLYLGAMLSSGLSILMWLQFASMIFGGSASFFKFELYFGLLIFVGYMVVDTQEIIEKAHLGDMDYVKHSLTLFTDFVAVFVRILIIMLKNSADKEEEKKKKRRS, from the exons ATGGAGTCGTTCTCGTCCTTCTTTGACCCTCAGAACCGTAGGAGTTGGAGCTATGATTCTCTTAAGAACCTCCGTCAGATCTCTCCGGCCGTTCAGAATCATCTTAAGCGG GTTTATCTGACGTTATGCTGTGCTCTGGTTGCATCTGCATTTGGAGCTTACCTCCATATGCTATGGAATATTGGTGGGCTTCTTACCACTTTCGGATGCTTTGGAAGCATGATGTGGTTGCTTTCTACTCCTCCGTATCAGCAATCAT CAAAGAGGCTTTCCCTTTTGTTCATCTCTGCTGTTCTTCAAGGTGCTTCAGTAGGTCCTTTGATCAAATTAGCCATTGATGTTGACCCAAg CATCTTGATCACTGCATTTGTGGGAACAGCAGTGGCGTTTGTGTGTTTCTCGGTTGCAGCAATGTTGGCAAGGCGTAGAGAGTACCTTTACCTTGGAGCTATGCTTTCTTCTGGTCTGTCCATCCTTATGTGGCTGCAGTTTGCTTCTATGATCTTTGGAGGCTCTGCATCTTTCTTTAAGTTTGAG CTATATTTTGGACTCTTGATCTTTGTGGGATACATGGTGGTGGACACACAGGAGATAATAGAGAAAGCACACCTTGGTGACATGGACTACGTGAAACATTCTCTGACCCTTTTCACTGATTTTGTTGCTGTGTTTGTTCGAATTCTCATCATCATG TTGAAGAACTCTGCagataaggaagaagagaagaagaagaaaagaagaagctaa
- the LOC104731805 gene encoding bax inhibitor 1, with amino-acid sequence MDSQSQNSRIWSYESLTNFHDFSPAVQSHLKRVYLTLCCALLVSAYGAYLHMLYNIGGQVTTLGFTGTMFWLRFTPSYAPLSKRRSVLFLYSLLKGASVGTVIKVVINFDSSVLITAFVGTAVVFACFSAAAMLARRREYLYLGASISCCMSIFWLVKIASKIFGGSAFVFMFEQYLGLFLFVGYIVVDTQIIIEKAHRGDMDYVQHSFTFFTDLASLFVRVIVLNMFKKMKKRRKN; translated from the exons ATGGACTCTCAGAGTCAAAATAGTAGGATTTGGAGCTATGAATCTCTCACGAACTTCCATGACTTCTCTCCGGCCGTTCAGAGTCATCTTAAGCGG GTATATCTCACGTTATGCTGTGCTCTTCTTGTGTCTGCGTATGGAGCTTACCTCCATATGCTCTATAATATCGGTGGACAAGTCACTACTCTTGGATTCACTGGAACCATGTTCTGGTTGCGCTTCACTCCTTCATATGCACCATTAT CAAAACGGCGCTCAGTTCTGTTTCTATATTCCCTTCTTAAAGGTGCTTCAGTTGGTACCGTGATCAAGGTGGTCATTAATTTTGATTCAAG CGTCCTGATCACTGCATTTGTGGGAACAGCAGTAGTATTTGCGTGTTTCTCTGCTGCAGCAATGTTGGCAAGGCGCAGAGAGTATCTTTACCTCGGAGCTTCAATTTCTTGTTGCATGTCCATCTTTTGGTTAGTAAAAATTGCCTCTAAGATATTTGGAGGCTCTGCATTTGTCTTCATGTTTGAG CAATACCTTGGACTCTTTCTCTTTGTGGGATACATAGTGGTGGACACACAGATAATAATCGAGAAAGCACACCGTGGTGATATGGACTATGTGCAACATTCTTTTACCTTTTTCACTGACTTAGCTTCTCTGTTTGTTCGAGTTATCGTCCTCAACATG tttaagaagatgaagaaaagaagaaaaaactga